DNA from Triticum aestivum cultivar Chinese Spring chromosome 7D, IWGSC CS RefSeq v2.1, whole genome shotgun sequence:
gcatgtattttctgcacctctaaccctagagggcagacagccttcttttcttcgtacgtactctcgggcaattcgttgtcctttggaagcatattctttatcattactagcaactttccaaataccttgtcagatacaccattctctgccttccattgcagcaattccagtgtggtgcccaactttttcttgtcagcttcgcaattcgggtacaacaatttcttgtgatcctctaacatgcgctgcaacttcttcttctccaaatcacttgcgcagtttctctttgcatcggcaatggcccgacctagatcatcagcgggctcatctgatgcctcttcttcagcttcttcccgcattgccagctcagcttcttcccccattgttgtatcatcgtattcagggaacccatggccaggatagctgtcgtcgatctcttcttcttcattgtcttccatcataacccctctttctttcggctccctcctcctccctagccgcccctcctcctcttcccttccttgccgccgcctgaggcagccgccgggcaagcccggggcACCAAGGATGGTGAcggcggggcctcggttgccctgcctctgcgtggggaaccccggatctggagcggcggcttcattggcaaggcacggccggctagcagccgtgcgggcggtggatctggcgtcccggccgcgcgggcggcgggatccggtggtcgttggcggccggcggcggtTTTTGCGGTGGCCGGTGCGCGCGATCTGGCGTCTCCCCTCCTCCCCTGTTTGGCGTGCGGGCCAACCTTGTCGGGCCGCGCTTCCTTGGGTCGCCGGTTCTGTACAGGAGGCGCTGCTGGTGGCGGGGATCTAGTTCGGGAGAAATCCCTGGTCGGCCATGGCCGGCCGCGTcgacggcgacgcctgagggcgccgttcccctccttggaggcatcaGTACGGACTGATCCCCTCACTTccccttcccctaggtctcccgggcgaaagccctaactttgttgggcggcgacggcgctcacggcgccgttcccttcttgaaggcgccgctttgggaaccttggggctgggtggcgcttgtgggtggtgggcgacggcggtggtgcggccctatcctagcatggatctgcgtccgttgcttggagatggactcacGTAGGTGGAGGTTGTCGTTTGGCGTCATGATGACGTCGATGGCGGAGGCACCTACCAAGATTGGcacacctcaatctgctctgaagatggactagtggaagatggcggcgacgacacatgtgagtgcgtcagaccggtttgtgccccggacccggtatgtggctcggtcgaggcctccggctttagatgttaggcttaggtgagaggtctgggtatttggcccagcttgcaccccttcatcatatggattggagtagcggcagatgttgccaagatggcggattcagacaTATTGTTGTACTAccttgtaaggtcctcgagaataatcaataaaatggccgtatgcatctcccagatgcagaggccgggggtcatcctccttttctaaaaaaaaataacccctctttctccgtgcttggtccaaacattatagtggggtaTGAAagcggacttaaacaggtggacgtgaatggttcttgacgtagagtaattgtgatcattcttacggactaaacatggacaaggcataaaaccatccgcccgcttgtttgcctcagctgcaagcagaaaagtttgcacaccattaatgaactcaggagagcatcggtcatcgtacatccatcgtcggctcatcttcattacacaacaccgaatagaccaaattaatacaagttcatacataaagttcatacaagacttaaatgcaacaaacaaataactctctaactaaagaatttaaatgcagcaacaaatgcgatcaagatcgcaactaaggtaacaattgatccaatagcataatgataccaagcctcactatcaatggcatattttctaatctttctaatcttcaagcgcattttctccatcttgatcttgtgatcatcgacgacatcggcaacatgcaactccaattccatcttctccccctcaattcttttcaatttttctttcaaatactcgttttcttttccaactaaatttaacctctcgacaatagggtcggttggaatttccggttctcaaacctcctagacaaaaatatctatgtcaacttgatgggcataatttgtcataaacacgaaatgcaacaactagttttaaaagagaatataccacatccgaatcataacaaggacgagggccgacggggacggatatcaaaaccatggcactatgtataacgaacaacgtacgggtaagataattatacgagtaactatatatccaaatcacacaaacatcaatttggtaatgtaaaacattcatgaacaagaggctcaccacaaggtggtgccggcgacggaacggtgcgggcgattgactgtggttacgacggagatttagaaggcactaagtaaaccacacctacatatgcaagctaagtgttagttttgaccacaaattgcatataaataaaatactagcacatatattttctatcaaattactaaactcataaattaatcactatacaaagcattgcaagagctaatctagtaatgagagatgaaaggacaaagttgctaacctttgtgatcatttgaatggatgggggccttcaaatcttgacaaattttgggcaaaatgtgtgatgagctcgagaggaagaggggaagaacagagaggagaggggaaaggggaagaacagagcgagctcgggtggacgaaggatttatgtaggacgacctttagcaccggttcgtgccatgaaccggtactaaaggtgctggaggggccccggactgacaacatcctgccaccactcattttagtaccggtccgtggcacgaaccggtgctaaaggtcggccacgaaccggtactaatgaaagcggctggctagccgttggaaccggcactaatgcacacattagtgccggctcaaaagcaaaccggcactaatgtgcttgacatttgatcctttttctactagtgggctcGTTGTCCTGCTGTTCCTCACGGGTCTCCTTTTCCACAATGTGGCCGGCGCAGCACGCAGGGCTGGTACCTATTCACGGGTCTATCAGATAGCATATCCATAAGCATGACCATAGAAAAAAGCTGGTCGGCGCAGGGCTGGTACCTGTTCATGGCCANNNNNNNNNNNNNNNNNNNNNNNNNNNNNNNNNNNNNNNNNNNNNNNNNNNNNNNNNNNNNNNNNNNNNNNNNNNNNNNNNNNNNNNNNNNNNNNNNNNNNNNNNNNNNNNNNNNNNNNNNNNNNNNNNNNNNNNNNNNNNNNNNNNNNNNNNNNNNNNNNNNNNNNNNNNNNNNNNNNNNNNNNNNNNNNNNNNNNNNNNNNNNNNNNNNNNNNNNNNNNNNNNNNNNNNNNNNNNNNNNNNNNNNNNNNNNNNNNNNNNNNNNNNNNNNNNNNNNNNNNNNNNNNNNNNNNNNNNNNNNTAATATTCGTTATAAAAAAtggattttaaaaaagttcatcacatTAGTACACTTATCACGTTAGGGGTAGTGCGGCCTCCCCAATCCTAATTACGAAACGGTACGGGGGAGTTTGTGAATAGCCAAGTGAATCACCATGACACAGGAAACATGTTGCCAGGAAAATATAAGAACTAACTAAAAAATCATCTTGGAACCGTTGTGACCAGGAGAGATATGTGGCTTCGGTGGACAGTTCTCCAAAACCATTCAAGAACCGTTGGAGCCGAAGGTGGGGTGTGCCCTGCCTGCCGGGACTGCCATTGTGCCAGCCTAGTGCTGCACTACTGTCCTCTTGCAGACAGCGTGGTCCATTTTTCTCTATAAGAGGAAATAAGTATCAAACTACTtataaaataaaaatacaaaagGGGTAAGGGGACGGGACAGATCCCAACACGAGTGAGCGCTCGTGATTGCAGCCGCCACTACGAAGCTTCATAGGTTTgcttgtgtgtgtgactgagagagaaacATATGTTTTTTTAAGAGAAGAAGGatataccccggcctctgcatctgtgAGAGAAAACATATGGTATTATGAGCATTTTCACAATGGAACATTTGTCTTTGCTCCCTTGATTAAATACACGAGATGTTCTGGGATGATTATCGACCATTGCTACTTAAATTTATTTACGACTTTACAAATTCTGTAATTTTCATTATAGAGCACAAAAGAGAGATAAAACAGGTGAGCAACACATATgtaatttttttttgagaatcacacATATGTAATATTTAACCATAGTATGTGTCAACCTTATAATGTTCAGCATATTCCACCAGTTAAGCTGTGTGGCCTTTTCCTTTTGCAGTGAACTTTGTGTCAGTTCAATGCCTGGCCTTCTTCAAGGATGCCACGATGATGGGGTACTTAGCCTTTGCTTTCTCCAGATGCTTTGCAACGACAGAAGCATACACCATGAATAACTCCTCAATAATGTCAACTCCAAAGTGGTCTACTATCAGTGGCTCCAACACGGCCCTTATGCACTTGGCTACATTTGCCCCGCTGCTAGCACAGTCTAGTACCACATCACTGTCTAAGTCGTCCTGAGGATCCCAGTTGGATTGAAAGAGTCTGACATGCTCGATATCAAAGAGCTTACTCTCATTGATCAATGCCTTCACTTCTTTCACCGATGGAGCGTAGTATGGCAGGTTGAATGAGTCTAGCTTCTCCTTCTCCACACGGCCCTGTCATCCAACCCAATGATATTTTAGATAAGAGTGTACCGAATGAGAACTCTTATTTTGTACAGACGTTCTTCTTTAGGTTTTTTTATCAATGAAATCCAATGTAATTATTGTATTAATTTGCACATGAATTCTTTTTCCCACACTTTTAAATATCACTTGccaattttcttttccttttcgaGAATGTGTACTTCCACTTTGTATGTTCCTCATGCAATAATATATGTCACTGTCTTACACACATGAAATTTTGTTCATGGAAAGTTTCCATGCTAGAATGAATTAACTTAATTTCTTTTTGCGGGGAGAATGAATTAACTTAGGAGCATATATCTAGTTAGATAAGCAATTATAAGTTTGTTATTAAAGAGTAACATGGCGTAATCGTTACTGGCAAACAAAGCAAATCCCAACATGTACTTAAGTACCTTTAGGACCAGAGACTGGAGAGATTTGGCAACCAATTCAAATAAGGTGCTAACGTCCCCATGCATCATCATCTCTTCACTATTTCTTCCAAGAAATGTTAGCAACATTCGGCCTCCATTGACAAGCTCTCTGGAGCGCAGTGTAAGGAACAACTCAAAGTCCGTTTTGAACTGGTCTTGGAGCAGCTTAATCACAATAGGTGGGGTAGTCTTTCCAATGTAGATGTTGCCTTCGTTCACGTGAGTGCAGCTTGATAGTTCCTCGGGGACCTAGGTAATTAAGAATCGTAGCATTATTAATAAAGTAGTCGAACGATTAATCACTGATCCCTAGTAGAAAATTAAAGTGCTTTAGAGCGCTGACTAGTGACTTTTATCTTTGATCATTGTTAGTACTACTATGCACGGACATCGACTTATTCTCTGCATTTCAATTTACGTTgcattttagttttttttcttctgttttttaatATTACATCGCGTATTAGGCCGACGACTAAGGAGTACTAGCAAGCCACCGTATGCATGAGCATTTATGACTAGCGGGTGCATGAACTAGGGATGCATGCAAAGCAGCGCAGGATTAGAGTGCCTTTGATTAATTTGTATTAGCAGCTGGTTGTTTTGCGGGTC
Protein-coding regions in this window:
- the LOC123168010 gene encoding anthranilate O-methyltransferase 2, encoding MKTGSGVRMATGNGENSYAANSRLQEKAILETRPMLRKAIEEVYKSLSDRRSTMVVADLGCSSGPNTLRVVSEVIGAVQFYTRKSEEQRRAVEVQFFLNDLPGNDFNLVFRSLEQLEDLGGKETQPYYVAGLPGSYYTKLFPSRSVHFFHSSYSLMWRSKVPEELSSCTHVNEGNIYIGKTTPPIVIKLLQDQFKTDFELFLTLRSRELVNGGRMLLTFLGRNSEEMMMHGDVSTLFELVAKSLQSLVLKGRVEKEKLDSFNLPYYAPSVKEVKALINESKLFDIEHVRLFQSNWDPQDDLDSDVVLDCASSGANVAKCIRAVLEPLIVDHFGVDIIEELFMVYASVVAKHLEKAKAKYPIIVASLKKARH